TGAGTTGAAGGTGTTGAGTCTGGTCCCTTTGCTTCCCCTGGATTTTGATTAGTAGTGGTAGCACTGTGATCACCTGGACCTGAAGTAGTGGAAGCAATTTCCGTTGTAGTGACGGTTGCAGCTACACCAGTACTGGAGAAAGTGCCAACACTTAGGTCATCATCTTCTAACTCTCCACAACGACTTCCATGGCACCCTGTAAAAGTATCATccaatggaagaagaatatcCAAATCATCAGTGTCCTGTAACTCCTTATCTGGTGAagttgcacttttttctcctcctgtcGCTTTACCTGAAGAATCTGCAGCAGGAGGGAGTACACTTCCTGGTAATGGTGCTGACTTTACCACAGTTTCATGTCCTGGTGTTGCTCGTGCTGAGGGTGGTgtaggtggtggtggtgcttGCTGATTTGGACTAGTTTCTTGGTTACCaggtgttccttcccccttttggctTTGGCcaaacccttccttttcattatcATTCGAGAGAAGGTGAGGAGGTCCATCCTCCGCTCCCATTTCTAACTCTTTCTCATgtacttttatttcttcacgTGTACTATTCCGCTCactcataattttttcaactttcTCGCGCATATCCTCCCCCATCTGTCCTATTATTATTCCTAATATTTCACTATCCCTATGTTCCTTACTTTCGTTTATATGACAACTATCGCTTTTACCAAGTTCATCAATTTTCCCTACTAACCCTTCATGTATTAGCCAATCATATACTTCAAAGAAACTGTTGTCCCTACTTCCTCCTAGAACTCTatatccatttttatattcacaTTTCCCATATTGCCCATCTTCATATAATGTTTCCAAATTTTCCACAGCCAGGAATGCATACATAATGTCTAAATCCGTATGTTCATTCCTCATGTCATAATATGATAACCATATGTTCAGAAGATCACATAGGACACTCTTATCCATGTTTCTCCGTATTCTACCTTTGCTCACTCCTCCCATTATACTATTATCCATGGTTATTAAGCTTAAATTTCTTATTAGAATTTTGCAGAAGTAGCTATTTATTTCATCTTCCCTGAATCCATATATTTCCCCAAAATTATCACATACCGCATACATTGGATTATACCCTTCATCATTCTTCTCATAGTTTGTTAGCTCTTTGGAAAATTCTTCAAATATTCCCAATACTTCTTTCTTGGTAATACTCTACAATTCGAATTGCAGTACATATAACTTTTTTATGACTACAGCTCACTTATTATTTTACAACTATCATAACAAatatttaatattattatgcaCAATCTACATAAGGCATTAAGACCGTACAAAATTCTTCCAGGTTGTCTTGAATATTTCCTTTACTTTGTTCcctaatttttccctttcctgtggatctatttttttctttctttcttccactatttcattcttcttacTTGTGCATGTATTAGAGGTAGTGGATGAGGTGGGGGGTGGTGATCTAGTTGACCCTAATTCCTTTTCCAACTTGTTCATTATTTCATTCCCTAACATATTCTCATTTAACCCCCCCAATATTCTCTTTGCATCTTCCTTTGaaatatattccttattctttattattttctgcaGCCCccccattcctttttctcttaccCATTTCTCCTCTatccttttctcttcctccctttccttccctgcttttctcattttttccatttggcagAACCAACCAGCATTTTTCATATTACCTTGGTCGGAAACCAacggcttcttcttctctatCCACTCTGTTATTGTTCCTCCAATTAATTTGGTTCCTATTGTTAAAGTATTTAAGTCCATCCATGCACACTTATTGAAGCTGCTCTGAACTTCAAATGCTTCCCTCTGGAGTTCTGTTACttcatatgcatatttcATAAATTTCTCAAACCGACAATAAGTACCTAATAATTTGAACATGGTTACCATTCCTACCATACACCTGAAAAATGCTTGCTCATTTTCTGTATCTGCGTCACTCACTTCTGCTTTCCCTTCTGTTCGTAACCcatgcataaaataaaacacctTCATTAAAGCTttacatattcctttttctaatCCATGGATGttaactcctttttcctttcccatttCATCCTCACAGAATCCTTTTAATATTTGGTCCCCATCCTGCTGCAACAATCTAATCAACTCCTGCCACACTCCGTTCATATCatcccatattttttcctaaagATATAGAACAAAGAAAGAGTACATCTATGCATGCAGCTTCCCTAGCCTTTGTCCTTCCAGCTTTCAGGATACACATATTCTAGCATCTCATGTAAAATTAACTCATTCATTATTctaaatttattattattacaaatCCTTCCTGGCTGTTTATATTTCTCTTCTGTATCCATCTTACTAATACGTTTGTAAATTCCTTATGTGCCATGATGATTATATTATTGTAATGTACACTTTTAGAAACCCTGGGAGTATTACGTTCCTACCAATTTCTCATAATATCCAAATTATTCTATTCCTTACTATTATTGTTCACCCATCAACAGTAGCACAAtgccttcccttctttccactttATTCTTCGGGgttccattcttccctttttcttcttatattcctttcttaaggaaaaaaagaaagaaagaaaaaacctcCTTACAActctattcttttttcttctttctctttacatttatttgtaaattctttcttcataaaaaaagaaaagaaaagcaatCTTTCTCCCTTCCCCTCTCTTTTGCTTCGCATTcttcgaagaaaaaaagaaacaacc
This region of Plasmodium coatneyi strain Hackeri chromosome 3, complete sequence genomic DNA includes:
- a CDS encoding SICA antigen, which codes for MYAVCDNFGEIYGFREDEINSYFCKILIRNLSLITMDNSIMGGVSKGRIRRNMDKSVLCDLLNIWLSYYDMRNEHTDLDIMYAFLAVENLETLYEDGQYGKCEYKNGYRVLGGSRDNSFFEVYDWLIHEGLVGKIDELGKSDSCHINESKEHRDSEILGIIIGQMGEDMREKVEKIMSERNSTREEIKVHEKELEMGAEDGPPHLLSNDNEKEGFGQSQKGEGTPGNQETSPNQQAPPPPTPPSARATPGHETVVKSAPLPGSVLPPAADSSGKATGGEKSATSPDKELQDTDDLDILLPLDDTFTGCHGSRCGELEDDDLSVGTFSSTGVAATVTTTEIASTTSGPGDHSATTTNQNPGEAKGPDSTPSTQDPERSKAGSGSQVPTETKIEKTDEPGDTHEAGPAGPSGNVEGEGKQPGVTVTRTTDSGLGAGPNTPGLSPGGKTIQSSSISGGGQGGQTIPKTPEAIPFVNKMDNPSQLLTPYLPTIPVLMGISITTYLLWKYFALPRKRKRHRRAHQVSGPPSLGEQLLAHVDDQTDGPHAYTLVKKRRQPRSAPTRTKRSKKQSIGRPVVGRRTIIDIHLEVLNECQKGDLHLTKEDFFEILVQEFMGSNFIEEEKVPKENVPKRSVTKEDIPVGGVPKEQDPSSGFRVFQRKRFHVSDSGFKEEDFVPKEGVPKEEVPEEGVPKEGVPEEGVPEEQVQCSDSRFRDENFVLKEQVPSSDSGF